Proteins from a genomic interval of Planifilum fimeticola:
- a CDS encoding DUF2797 domain-containing protein produces MILTGHLRPLTHEYKHPVAYRIRLDDQEAPLNDFLGNTIQIDYLGIISCIYCGRKIKKSFNGGSCYPCFRDRAENDLCIVKPHLCHFHRGTCRDEAFGRSHCMQAHIVYIALSDDIKVGITRKSNAVNRWIDQGAVAALPIAEVPDRKTAGELEFHLSQFIKDKTNWRRMLKNQVVDKDLTAVRSEIREKIPEDYEQYFLESQQVMDFQYPQLHVPEKIKSLDLNKQAHIKDKLIGIKGQYMILENGVINMRKYSGYKVRVVLDA; encoded by the coding sequence ATGATTCTGACTGGTCATCTTCGGCCGCTCACACACGAATACAAACATCCCGTCGCCTACCGGATCCGGCTCGACGACCAGGAAGCCCCGCTGAATGATTTCCTGGGAAATACCATACAAATCGATTATCTCGGAATCATTTCCTGTATCTATTGCGGCCGCAAGATCAAAAAGTCCTTTAACGGCGGTTCGTGTTACCCGTGTTTTCGGGATCGGGCCGAAAACGATCTCTGCATCGTCAAACCCCACCTGTGCCACTTTCACCGGGGCACCTGCAGAGATGAAGCCTTCGGCCGATCCCATTGCATGCAGGCCCACATCGTATACATCGCCCTCAGCGACGATATCAAGGTCGGCATCACCCGAAAATCAAACGCCGTCAACCGCTGGATCGACCAGGGAGCCGTCGCCGCCTTACCCATCGCGGAAGTGCCGGACCGCAAGACCGCCGGCGAATTGGAATTTCATCTGTCCCAATTCATCAAGGACAAGACCAACTGGCGGAGAATGCTGAAAAACCAGGTCGTCGACAAGGATCTGACGGCGGTACGCTCCGAAATCCGCGAAAAAATCCCCGAAGACTACGAGCAATACTTTCTGGAATCCCAGCAAGTGATGGATTTTCAATACCCGCAGCTTCATGTCCCCGAAAAAATCAAGTCCCTGGATCTGAACAAGCAGGCGCACATCAAGGACAAATTGATCGGGATAAAGGGACAATACATGATCCTGGAGAACGGCGTCATCAACATGAGAAAGTACAGCGGGTACAAGGTGCGGGTGGTGCTGGACGCTTAG
- a CDS encoding DUF488 domain-containing protein: MIRLKRIYDSPEDTDGFRILVDRLWPRGVKKEEAFIDHWARELAPSNKLRKSYHRDRDFDRFREAYFRELNDPEKREAWLRILERADGRPITFLYASRDRVQNHAVVLREWAETQR, encoded by the coding sequence ATGATCCGGCTGAAGCGAATCTACGATTCCCCGGAGGATACCGACGGTTTTCGCATTTTGGTCGATCGGCTTTGGCCGCGGGGCGTGAAAAAGGAGGAGGCGTTCATCGATCACTGGGCGCGGGAGCTGGCCCCGTCAAATAAATTGCGGAAAAGCTATCACCGGGATCGGGATTTTGACCGTTTCAGGGAGGCGTATTTCCGGGAGCTGAATGATCCGGAAAAAAGAGAGGCATGGCTCCGCATTCTGGAGCGTGCCGACGGAAGGCCGATCACCTTTCTCTATGCAAGCCGGGACCGGGTGCAAAATCATGCCGTGGTGCTGAGGGAGTGGGCGGAAACGCAGAGGTAG